The Deinococcus detaillensis genomic interval GCGGCGCGTATCAGGCCAGCCTCGCGCCGGGCGTGTACTCGGCTCAAGTGAGCAGCGCCGAGTCCGGCATCCAGATGTTTGGCGGCCTCAGCGTGGCGGTGGGCGCGGCCAATACCTTCAGCTTTGAAGTCGGCCAAGTCGGGGCCGTCAAGCTGGAAGTTGCTCCCTTGCCGCCCACGGCTGGCGGCAAACTCAAGGTGACGTTCTCAGGTGCGCCCGCCGGAGAGCGCAACTGGATCACCATCGCCCAGAAAACTGACGCCGACAGCGTTTACTTGGATTACCAGTTTGTCAACGCGGCGTCGGGCAGCGTGGAACTCAATGTTCCCGATGAAGAAATAGAGTACGAAGTGCGTTACCACCTCGCCAACCCTGACGGCTCCACGCGGGTGGTGGGGCGCAGTGCCCCCTTCACGCCGAGGCGCGTCGCGGCCAGCTTGGACGGTCCGGCGAGCGCAGTGGGCGGCAGCCAGATTCAAGTCAACTGGACGGGGCCTAACAATGACCGTGATTACGTGACCATCGTGCCCAAGGGAGCCGCCGAGGGCACGTACACCAGTTATTTTTATACCAAAGACGCCAACCCCGGCAAAATCGATGTGCCGATCACTCCCGGTGACTATGAGCTGAGATACAGCAGCGACAACTCGGCGCGGACGATGGCCAGCCGCCCAGTCACGGTCAAGGCGGGCAGCTACGCGCTGGAAGCGCCCCAAACGGCCAGCGCGGGCAGTCAAATTTCAGTCAAGTGGACGGGGCCAAACAATCCCGGCGAGTACGTCACCATCGTCAAGAAAGGTGCGCCGCTCGGAACATTTAATAAATACTTCTACACCCGTGACGGCAACCCCGGCAAGCTGCAAACTCCGCCGGAAGCGGGCGACTACGAAGTGCGCTACTCCACCGAGGGAGCCAGTCCCAACCCGACTTTGACCAGCGTGCCGATCACCTTGACGTCCAATCAGTACAACTTGGACGCGCCCGCGACTGCGGTGGCTGGAAGCAAACTCAGCGTCAAGTGGACAGGGCCAAACAATCCTGGCGATTACGTGACCATCGTCAAAAGGGGCGATCCGGTCGGCACCTATACCCAGTATTTTTATACCCGTGACGGCAATCCCGGCGCACTTCAAACGCCGCTGGTGGTGGGCGACTATGAGCTGCGCTACTCCACCGAAGGGGTCAGTCCAAATCCGACGCTGGCCAGCCGCCCACTCCAACTCACGGCCGCCAGCTACAAGCTCGAAGCGCCCAGCAGTGGCCCGCGCGGCGGCACGCTGCAAATCAAGTGGACGGGGCCGAACAATCCCGGTGATTACGTCACCATCGTCAAAGCGGGTGCGCCTACCGGCACGTATACCGAATACTTCTACACCGCCGCTGGCAACCCCGGCAGCTTGCCTTTGCCCGCCGAAGCGGGGCAGTACGAACTGCGCTACTCCACCGAGCAGGCCAGCCCCAACCCGACGCTTTACAGCTTGCCGTTCACGGTGAAATAAGCGGCGGCTTCCAAAAAATGGAGGGTCTAAGCCAGTTTCGCTTAGACCCTCCACCTTGAAACAAATTTTTAGACTTGCTCAGGCTTGGTGAACTTCCGCCGTTTCTTTGCTGAGGCTGACAGGTGCGGCGGCCACCGGAGCGGGCGTCACGGCGCTGGCGGCACTGACCACCGCAGCGGGAGCACTCGGGGCCAGGATGGTCTGGGCGTTGGCGGCGGCGACCACTGGAGCGCTCTCTTCTTTGAAGCTGCCTTCCAACTCGTCTTTGAGGCCTTGCGTGCCTTTGCGGAACTCGCGGATGCCGTTGCCGAGCGATTTGCCCAGATCAGGCAACTTTTTGGGGCCAAACACGAGCAGGGCGGCGACGAGAATCAGCAGGATTTCGGGCATTCCTAAATTGGGCATGGTGGTGTTCCTCCGTTTATTTGAGTGTAGACAGGTGAATTCGGTTCCAGATGAAACTGGGCCGGACGCGGTGAGGGGCGCGGAAGAGGGCAAGCGGTCTTTACACCTAGATATACGCTCTTGGCGGCGCTTTTAGATGTAAGAAACCTCAGCGGTAAGCCCGTAAGGTGCCGTCCATGAAGGCGACGTAAAGGCTGCCACCGTCGGCCAGCGGAGTAGCCTGCACGCCCTGGGCTTCGCGCTGCGACCAGACTGAGCGCCCACTGTGCAGACCCAGCGCAGACAGCTCGCCCAACTCGGAAGCGAGGTAGACGTAAGAGCCGCTGATAACCGGGCTGGCCGTGACCCGTCCTCCGAGTTGGTGCATCCAAATGTCGTCGCCGCCGGCCAAAGTCAGCGCCCGCACTTGGCCGCCCCAGCCCGCCACCACCACCACGTCTTCTTGCACGGCGGGCGCGGCCCACACCTCATCTTCGAGGTCGTAGCTCCACAGCACCGCGTCACTGGCCAAAGCCGCCCGGCCCGCTTTGATCTGAAGGTGCAGGGCGTGAACTTCGCCTTTCCAGGTCGCCACGATCAAGGCCGCTTCGCCTCTTCCCAGTGGGCTCAGCGCCGGCGTGGCGTGGGTGACGCCCACTTCGACTTTCCAGAGTTGACTGCCGGTCAGGGCGTCGAGGGCGTGGAGCCAGCCGTTTTCGTCAGCAATCAGGGCCGCGCCGCCCCAGATCAGCGGTGAGGCGGCGATGGGGCCGTCGGTGCGGTAGGCCCAGGCCAGCTCACCGGTTTGGGCGTTGACGGCGTGTAAGTGCCCGTCGCGTGAGGTGACCAGCACCCGATCGCCCCAGAGGGTCGGTGCGCCGGTCAGCTCGGCGCGGGTTTGGTGCGTCCAAATCAGACTGCCGTCTAAGCTGGCTCGCCGCAGCGCTCCGTCCCACGCGCCGTAGATCACGCCGTTGCCGAGCAAAGTGGCGGGGGCAGTCACTTCGTCGTTTGCGCCGAGGGTAGCGTGAAGATCACCGCTGCTGCTGACCAGAGCCAGTTGGCCGCTGCGGGTGCCGACGGCCAGCAGGCCCTGATGCCCCACCACCGCCGAGGGCCAGGTCACTTCGCCGGGCAAGCTGATGTTCCAGCGCTCGCGCAGTTCGCTCGGCCAAGCTGGGCCGCCGAGGTGTACGCCGCTGCGGCTGCGGCCTCCCCGGTACTGTGCGGACGCTCCGGCGCGGGCCTCAAAACGGGCCTGTACCCACAACTCGGCCAGAGCGCGGGCGTGGGGCGGGCGGTTCTCGGGCTTTTTGGCCAGCAGGTGCAGCAAAATCGTTGCCACGTGGTCGGGTATGGCCGGATTGAGTTCGCGTGGATCGGGCACGTGCTCATAGACATGCTGAAACAGCACGCTCTGGTCATTGTCGCCCACGAACGGCGGCGAGCCGCAGGCCACCCGGTAAAGCACTGCGCCCAGCGCGTAAAGGTCGCTGCTCGGCCCCACACCGCTGCCGCGTGCTTGCTCGGGGGCCATGTACTGCGGCGTGCCCAGCGTCACTCCGCTGCGGGTCAGGTGGCGGGTGTGTTCGCTCATCGAAACCAGCCCGAAATCCATGATGCGCGGCAAGCCGTCTGCGCCGAGCAGCACATTGCCCGGCGTCAGGTCGCGGTGAACCAGCCCCTCGTCGTGAATATGCGCCAGCGCTTTCGAAACAAAGGCGGCGGCTGTCAAGAAGCGCTCCAAGCTGCCCGGCGCGTCTTCCAGCGGGCCGAGGAGGCTGATCGGGCCGCCGGTCAGCAGCGGCATGGTAAAAAAGTCGCGCCCGAGATCTTGTCCCAGGTCGTGAATGGCCACCACGCCGGGGTGTGAGAGCCGCGCCAGTATCCTGACTTCGCGCAAAAACCGCTCCCGGTCTAGAAAGTGGACTTGTTCGTGCAGCACTTTGAGGGCCACGTCGCGCCCGAGGTGCAAATCGGTGGCGCGGTACACCAAAGCGCTGCCGCCCTCGCCGATCATTTCGTGCAGCAAATAACGTCCAGTTAGAGTTTGGCCTGCGCTCAGCGGCATAGGGGCCGAGTCTAGCTTGTTCGGGAGAGAAGTGGGCGCTCTGAACTCAGAATGTAATAAGGCACACTCTGTCAGGAAAGTCGGTGTCGGCAGCGCGGTTTTTCACAGTCCCCAGCTTGAAGGCTCAGGGTGTCCAGATCTCAGTCGTCGCGCAGATCGTTGGCGTCGAGCAGTGCCCGGTATTCATCTATCGGCTCACCGTCGCCCAGTTCTTTGGCAATTTTTTCGATGGCCAGCCGCACCACTTCGCTCTTAGAAATCAGGCGCTCAGGGCTGGAGAGTTCATAGGCGGTTTTGGTCAGCAAAGCGTCTTGCTCCTCGCTGATGACCACTTGTAACCGCTTGCGTTCCTTTTTGGGCATTGATACTCCTGAGCTGGGGGCTGATCTCCCACGCACCTTCGGCTCTGAGCCTAGCATGTTCGCCCTCACCTGCTCAATATGCACAAAAGCCTACAGATGAGTGTGGTTGCGCTGCGCGTGTCGGCAACCTTGAGTGAGAGGCGGCTGGCGTTTGAGGTGGCTGGCATTTACGGCGCTGGCCTACGCTCTGCCTACGCTTCCTCGGTAAGGTGAGGTCAGAGAAACACGCTCAATAAGCAAACACCTTGCGGAGGTGCCCTATGCCTAGACCGATTTTTCCTTTTTTGGTGCTGACATCAAGTCTCTTGTCAGGCTGGGCTGCTGCCCAGAGCGCCACCAACATTCAACTGATTTTGGACGCCTCGGGCAGTATGTCGGGCAAACTGCCGGACGGCCAAACCCGCATCGCTTCGGCTCAATCCACCTTGACCCAGT includes:
- a CDS encoding vWA domain-containing protein — translated: MTMRLRPSSALSTFLLSLGLSVGLAQAQATTHVELILDASGSMFSRLPDGQSRINVAKDVLQSFIASLPDDPGLNVGLRIYGAQVASGAAACTDSALVLPMQGVSRAALQAQVAQTRPKGATPIAYSLQQAASDFPKDSGKKLIVLVTDGQESCGGKLSGVLDKFKALGIDVDLRIIGIDLSDTAKKSFNGVGTFENVQSGAQLASALGRATQQVVQPVQTLLPVTVNLTSGGQPLASGATIRFEAALGGLKTDFQSGSGAYQASLAPGVYSAQVSSAESGIQMFGGLSVAVGAANTFSFEVGQVGAVKLEVAPLPPTAGGKLKVTFSGAPAGERNWITIAQKTDADSVYLDYQFVNAASGSVELNVPDEEIEYEVRYHLANPDGSTRVVGRSAPFTPRRVAASLDGPASAVGGSQIQVNWTGPNNDRDYVTIVPKGAAEGTYTSYFYTKDANPGKIDVPITPGDYELRYSSDNSARTMASRPVTVKAGSYALEAPQTASAGSQISVKWTGPNNPGEYVTIVKKGAPLGTFNKYFYTRDGNPGKLQTPPEAGDYEVRYSTEGASPNPTLTSVPITLTSNQYNLDAPATAVAGSKLSVKWTGPNNPGDYVTIVKRGDPVGTYTQYFYTRDGNPGALQTPLVVGDYELRYSTEGVSPNPTLASRPLQLTAASYKLEAPSSGPRGGTLQIKWTGPNNPGDYVTIVKAGAPTGTYTEYFYTAAGNPGSLPLPAEAGQYELRYSTEQASPNPTLYSLPFTVK
- the tatA gene encoding twin-arginine translocase TatA/TatE family subunit produces the protein MPNLGMPEILLILVAALLVFGPKKLPDLGKSLGNGIREFRKGTQGLKDELEGSFKEESAPVVAAANAQTILAPSAPAAVVSAASAVTPAPVAAAPVSLSKETAEVHQA
- a CDS encoding protein kinase domain-containing protein; translation: MPLSAGQTLTGRYLLHEMIGEGGSALVYRATDLHLGRDVALKVLHEQVHFLDRERFLREVRILARLSHPGVVAIHDLGQDLGRDFFTMPLLTGGPISLLGPLEDAPGSLERFLTAAAFVSKALAHIHDEGLVHRDLTPGNVLLGADGLPRIMDFGLVSMSEHTRHLTRSGVTLGTPQYMAPEQARGSGVGPSSDLYALGAVLYRVACGSPPFVGDNDQSVLFQHVYEHVPDPRELNPAIPDHVATILLHLLAKKPENRPPHARALAELWVQARFEARAGASAQYRGGRSRSGVHLGGPAWPSELRERWNISLPGEVTWPSAVVGHQGLLAVGTRSGQLALVSSSGDLHATLGANDEVTAPATLLGNGVIYGAWDGALRRASLDGSLIWTHQTRAELTGAPTLWGDRVLVTSRDGHLHAVNAQTGELAWAYRTDGPIAASPLIWGGAALIADENGWLHALDALTGSQLWKVEVGVTHATPALSPLGRGEAALIVATWKGEVHALHLQIKAGRAALASDAVLWSYDLEDEVWAAPAVQEDVVVVAGWGGQVRALTLAGGDDIWMHQLGGRVTASPVISGSYVYLASELGELSALGLHSGRSVWSQREAQGVQATPLADGGSLYVAFMDGTLRAYR
- a CDS encoding transcriptional regulator; the encoded protein is MPKKERKRLQVVISEEQDALLTKTAYELSSPERLISKSEVVRLAIEKIAKELGDGEPIDEYRALLDANDLRDD